In Crinalium epipsammum PCC 9333, the following are encoded in one genomic region:
- a CDS encoding class I SAM-dependent methyltransferase has product MFEQQPAAIQNKVKELAAEAVRTSEPSGWFEVLYQEANGDASQVPWAKLTPHPYLQDWLEGYSHQAESMRALVVGCGLGDDAEALALKGFQVTAFDVSPTAIAWCHQRFPDSTVNYIVADLFNLPTEWHQAFNFVWECRNIQALPLNVRSQAIAAVASVVAVGGTLLVTTRLRDTDDEPDGPPWPLSHTELAQFQELGFQEIHRDLFDDNEPHTVKHIRIEYLKVGS; this is encoded by the coding sequence ATGTTTGAACAACAACCAGCAGCCATCCAAAACAAGGTAAAAGAACTTGCAGCAGAAGCAGTGCGTACTTCTGAACCATCTGGATGGTTTGAAGTTTTATATCAAGAAGCCAATGGCGATGCTTCCCAAGTTCCTTGGGCAAAGTTAACACCTCATCCCTACTTACAAGATTGGTTAGAAGGTTATTCACACCAAGCAGAAAGTATGAGAGCTTTAGTAGTTGGCTGTGGATTGGGTGATGATGCTGAAGCTTTGGCACTTAAAGGTTTTCAAGTGACTGCTTTTGATGTTTCACCAACTGCGATCGCATGGTGTCACCAAAGATTTCCTGATTCCACAGTCAACTACATCGTTGCCGATTTATTCAACTTACCAACCGAATGGCATCAAGCTTTCAACTTCGTCTGGGAATGTCGCAACATCCAAGCATTACCTTTAAATGTACGTTCCCAGGCAATTGCAGCAGTAGCATCCGTTGTAGCTGTAGGAGGGACGCTATTAGTGACTACTCGTCTTCGTGATACTGATGACGAACCCGATGGCCCTCCTTGGCCATTATCTCACACTGAACTTGCCCAATTTCAAGAATTGGGATTCCAAGAAATTCATCGGGATTTGTTTGATGATAACGAACCCCATACAGTTAAACACATACGAATCGAATATTTAAAAGTGGGTTCTTGA